Proteins co-encoded in one Papaver somniferum cultivar HN1 chromosome 5, ASM357369v1, whole genome shotgun sequence genomic window:
- the LOC113282356 gene encoding uncharacterized protein LOC113282356 encodes MASASKKTTSNNNCFSIINGVGASSALELRREAVSAEILQDWTINDNKKNNNDDYEKQQNKKIVASTTNLTDPSTTNPSSKGIQIMLRAQSSHPLDPLSAAEISVAVGTVRAAGATPEVRDSMRFIEVVLLEPDKNIVALADAYFFPPFQPSLLPKSKGGAFIPSKLPARRARLVVYNKRSNETSVWIVELTEVHAATRGGPNRGKVVSSQVIPDVQPPMDAMEYAECEAVVKDFAPFQDAMKKRGIEDMDLVMVDPWCVGYYSDGDAPSRRLAKPLIFCRTESDCPMENGYARPVEGIYVLVDMQNMVVIEFEDRKLVPLPPADPLRNYTAGETRGGVDRSDVKPLQIIQPEGPSFRVNGQFVEWQKWNFRVGFTPREGLVIYSVAYTDGSGGRRPVAHRLSFVEMVVPYGDPNEPHYRKNAFDAGEDGLGKNAHSLKKGCDCLGYIKYFDAHFTNFTGGVETIENCVCLHEEDHGILWKHQDWRSGLAEVRRSRRLTVSFFCTVANYEYGFFWHFYQDGKIEAEVKLTGILSLGAIQPGESRKYGTTIAPGLYAPVHQHFFVSRMDMAVDCKPGEAFNQVVEVDVKVEEPGKNNIHNNAFYAEETLLKSEMQAMRDCNPLSARHWIIKNTRNVNRTGQLTGYKLMPGSNCSPFAGPEAKFMRRAAFLKHNLWVTQYAHDEMYPGGEFPNQNPRDSEGLTTWVKQNRSLEETNIVLWYVFGITHVPRLEDWPVMPVEHIGFTLVPHGFFNCSPAVDVPPSIGASELDLKEIGVSKPLQNGLLSKL; translated from the exons ATGGCCTCAGCTTCGAAAAAAACGACGTCTAACAACAACTGTTTCTCCATCATTAATGGTGTTGGTGCTTCTTCAGCTTTGGAATTACGTCGTGAAGCTGTTTCTGCTGAGATCCTACAGGATTGGACTATTAATGATAACAAGAAGAACAACAACGATGATTATGAAAAACAACAGAACAAGAAGATAGTTGCATCAACTACTAATTTGACTGATCCTTCAACTACCAATCCTTCTTCCAAAG GTATCCAGATTATGTTAAGGGCTCAAAGCAGCCACCCTTTGGACCCTTTATCAGCTGCCGAAATCTCAGTTGCTGTGGGGACAGTCAGAGCTGCTGGAGCCACTCCAGAG GTGAGGGATAGTATGCGGTTTATCGAAGTGGTTCTGTTGGAGCCGGATAAAAATATTGTTGCATTGGCAGATGCATATTTTTTTCCACCTTTCCAGCCATCACTACTTCCTAAATCAAAAGGTGGGGCGTTCATTCCTAGCAAACTTCCTGCAAGACGAGCTAGACTTGTGGTGTATAACAAACGATCAAATGAGACCAGTGTTTGGATTGTTGAATTGACTGAAGTACACGCCGCGACTCGTGGTGGTCCAAATAGAGGAAAGGTTGTTTCATCGCAAGTTATACCCGATGTTCAGCCTCCCATGGATGCCATGGAATATGCTGAGTGTGAAGCTGTGGTGAAAGACTTCGCACCATTTCAGGATGCAATGAAGAAGAGGGGAATTGAGGATATGGATCTTGTCATGGTTGATCCCTG GTGTGTAGGCTACTACAGCGATGGAGATGCTCCTAGCCGCAGGCTTGCTAAACCACTCATATTCTGTAGAACGGAGAGTGACTGCCCTATGGAGAATGGTTATGCGCGACCAGTCGAAGGCATTTATGTtctggttgatatgcaaaatatggTGGTAATTGAATTTGAGGACCGTAAACTTGTTCCTCTTCCTCCAGCTGATCCGTTAAGAAACTACACTGCCGGTGAAACACGAGGAGGTGTTGATCGTAGCGATGTGAAGCCCTTACAGATTATTCAGCCAGAAGGACCAAGCTTTCGTGTTAATGGACAGTTTGTGGAATGGCAAAAA TGGAACTTTCGGGTTGGTTTCACTCCCAGAGAGGGTTTGGTTATATATTCCGTTGCATATACTGATGGTAGTGGGGGTCGGAGACCTGTAGCTCACAGGCTGAGTTTTGTTGAGATGGTGGTCCCATATGGTGATCCAAATGAGCCACATTACAGGAAAAATGCATTTGATGCAGGAGAAGATGGCCTGGGTAAAAATGCACATTCTCTGAAAAAG GGGTGTGATTGTTTGGGTTACATCAAGTATTTCGATGCCCATTTTACAAATTTCACCGGGGGAGTAGAAACGATTGAAAATTGTGTGTGCTTACATGAGGAGGACCATGGTATACTGTGGAAACATCAAGATTGGAGGTCTGGCTTAGCAGAAGTTAGAAGGTCTAGAAGGCTCACAGTATCCTTTTTTTGCACTGTGGCTAATTATGAGTATGGATTCTTCTGGCACTTCTATCAG GATGGAAAAATTGAAGCTGAGGTTAAGCTAACTGGAATTCTCAGCTTAGGAGCAATACAACCAGGTGAATCCAGGAAATACGGTACAACTATAGCTCCAGGATTGTATGCACCAGTACATCAACACTTCTTTGTTTCTCGTATGGATATGGCTGTGGACTGTAAGCCTGGTGAAGCATTCAATCAG GTAGTTGAGGTGGATGTGAAAGTCGAAGAACCTGGGAAGAACAATATTCATAACAATGCTTTCTACGCTGAAGAAACACTGCTAAAGTCTGAGATGCAAGCCATGCGTGACTGCAATCCTTTATCAGCTCGTCATTGGATT ATCAAGAACACAAGAAATGTCAATCGCACAGGGCAATTAACAGGCTATAAGCTAATGCCTGGTTCAAACTGTTCGCCTTTCGCAGGCCCCGAGGCAAAATTTATGAGAAGAGCTGCTTTCCTTAAACACAATCTTTGGGTTACACAATATGCCCATGATGAGATGTATCCAGGAGGCGAGTTTCCAAATCAAAATCCACGAGACAGTGAGGGTTTGACTACATGGGTCAAGCAGAATCGCTCTCTTGAAGAAACAAATATAGTTCTCTG GTATGTATTTGGAATCACTCATGTTCCTCGATTGGAAGACTGGCCTGTGATGCCGGTGGAGCATATTGGTTTTACACTAGTG